Sequence from the Mauremys mutica isolate MM-2020 ecotype Southern chromosome 2, ASM2049712v1, whole genome shotgun sequence genome:
GGGGATACGGGGCCCGGAGGGAGGCCGGTGGGGGACAGCTGAGAGCCCTCGACTGAATAACATTTAATAGTGCGGGCTGCATCCATCCGTACGGGGTTTGTTTCTGTCGGGGTAGGGCCAAGCGGGGGCGTCTCCGGCCTGGCCCCGGGCGAGGCCCCCTCTAGTTTGTGATGGGCTCCGGCGGGGGCTTCCGGATCATGGACGTGGAGTGGAGGGAGATGACCGGCTTGGGGGAGCCGCTGCCCagtgctgcagccacaggggggcTCTTCTCGCCCAGGCGCCGGCTGGCCACGTAGGCGCTGGCTGAGCTGGCCGAGCCGGGCTTGCGGAagttggggaggtggtggaagggCCGAACGCCGGAGAGCAGGCAGGGCCGGTACAGGGAGAACCGGGGCGGGCGCTCAGCCTGGCACGGCGAtggcagctgcaggaggcagcCAGCGGAGATCAGCTCGGGGGCCTTGGCTTCCATTTCGGCTCGGCTGGGGAAGGCGTCCTGGGCAGAGCAGGCGCGAGGGCCTGCCGGGGCTTTGGTTCCCTTGGCGGCTCCCTCGGGAGGCTTGGCCGAGCTCTCCAGGTCTGGCAGCAAAGAGACGGAGCCTCCGCTCTCGCCTGCAAAGGAAGGGGCAGGATAGAGGGGCCGGTGTCCCGTTCCCCAGGCTGCCGGGCGAGGTCCTGCCGGGCgctcgggaggggtgggggtcggTGTCGCATTCCCCCGGCCGTGGGGCTGTCTCCTGTGGGGGACTCCTGGTGCTGCTAGCTGAGGGGCTGTTCAGGGGGGTGGCTCTTCTCTTTGGGGCAGCGACGCTGCTGGGCAGCAGTGCTCAGttcagctgtggggctggggtgctgctggctcctggagcggggagctgagcccccacagggagctgctccTGGTCTGGGGCTCCTTGGCTCGTCATGGAGCCAGGCCTGGCACTGGCGaggctgctccctgctgtgctcagcccagcgctccccaccCGTGCCCCCCAGCTGTGGGGTGCCCGCTGAAGGCAGACCTGGGGGCACGTCGCGCACCTACCTTGGGCGGAcggcttctccagggctgggcCGAGCTCCGGGGGCCGGCCCGTGGCGTTCAGCGCCTGGTGGAAGATGGCCGAGGTGGCGGGTAGCATCCAGCAGTGCGTGGCCACCTGCTGCAAGCCCAGccgggccccaggcttcagctgcAGCAGGCCCTGGATCAGGTTCTGGCACTCTGGCACAAAGAGAGGGGCTGGAGCCTGACGGCCGGGCCTGCCCCACGCGTTGGCAGGgcggctgccccccaccctccccctggctcccagaGCGGGGCAGGGTCACTGGTGCCGCGCGCTGGGCTCCATGGGCCctcacccagcccccagccaacCCCACGGGCGCTGCCTGgctttcccctccctgctccccaggccgGTGTTTGGTGTGAGGAGGGGCTGGAgtcggcctggggcagggcttggggggggcTGCCCTCACTCCTCAGTGCAAAGCAGGAGCCGTGGGGCAAAGGGGGAGCCAGCCcgttccctgccccagctccggcTGACACTTggcttcccctcctgccccagggcggccccgcccctgcctggccgctcggggcagcagggctcgcGGCTCTCCATGGGCCGCGCAGGGCGTGAGGGTTACCTGGGGAGATGGGCTGCCGGAAGGAGAGGCCCTGTTTTATCATGTGGATCATCTTGTGAGGCTGGCGCTCTTTGAAGGGCAGCTTGCCGGTCACCATGGCGTACAGGATCACGCCGCTGCGGGAGGAGGCCGGGGTCAGAGGGGCTGGCACCAGGCCCAGCCTCCCCAGAGACAGGGCATGGGCTGCATGGCCCACGGCCGCTCCCAGCACCTGGTACTCATGGGGCAGCCTGCCCCGTAGCCTAGTGGGGAGCATGGCGTGGGCCCCTGTCTGGGCCCATCTGCAGAGGGCAGCAGCTACGGAGCGTTACAGCAGCTCCCGCTGTTTGTTCTGGAGCGCCCCGTTCAAACCCCAGGGTGCTGGCCATCGCGGGGGGGGGCCTGGTGCTCTCACCCCCCTGCGGGCAGCCTGCTCGACCCCCCACTACACAGTGCTAATGGGCCCCCCGATGCTGCCGGCTCCACCCAGCCCCTCCATGGTACTCGCAGTGCCCAGGAAGTGACcgactcctctccctgctccggGAGCTCCTGCTTCCCGCAGGCCATGTCCCTCCCCGCAGGAGACGTGGGGCTCACAGGCTCCACAGGTCAGCCAGCTCGCCGTTGTACTTCTTGCTCATGAGGATTTCGGGGGCCGTGTAGGCCACAGAGCCGCAGAACGTGCTCATCAGGGGATTCTTCAAGGAGTAGCGGTTGGCAAATCCAAAATCTGTAATGCAACGACCCCCCGGTGAGATGCCTGCTCAGTGCTCCATGGCCTGGCCCCCGTAGCGATGGGAGCCGAGGGGGATGTGgcctttctctctccccacccaccgCCAACTGACCGAGTCAGCAGTCTGGCCCCCCAGTCCGGGGCTCTCACAGCTCTGCCCACGCCACGCCTCCAGCCTGAGCTGTCCAGGCGTGGTGCTCTGGGGGACAGGCCCCCAAGCTCGGATTCAGCAATGACCTAATGGCTGATTTGAATCCAGTTGAAGGACAACAAGCCTACCCCCCCGTCTCTtgggcccagaccctcaaaggtatttaggcacctaacttgcaTTGATTTCAGAGGCACCCAGTAAAGCTGCACCCCGAGGAGCAGGTGCCTCGAGGGATTGATCCTGggtgccagagcctttcacctcttcCGTGACTGGTTGGAACCCAGCCCAGACTGGCAGTGAGGAGAAGGCCCTGCTGTCTGATGGCTGCTCAATGGCCCAGTGAAATGAGTTCAGTCCCGTTCCCAGCCGCTGGTGCCAGCCTGCACCTTCAGTGGTGGTCTCGGAGGGGAGGCCAGGAGCTGACTGGGCCTGGAGCCCGGACTCCCTTGAGGGAGACCATGACTTTACAGTCCAATGGAGCCATGAAACTgtcagctgggagggggagggaggcccaTGAGTGTAGGAAACAGACCCTTCCCCAGAAATGGACCCTGCCAAAGAAACACAAGACCCGGAGCCGCACGCCCCTAGAGCAAAATGCAAAATTCACGCTGTGACAGCTTCCCGGCCCAAGTGCTGCCCCGGCTGCTCCTGCACTGAGGTGGGTAGAACCCGTTCCCAGACAAGCCGGGCCGTGAACCCCCAGAGCTCAGCGGGGTCAGTGtcgggtgggggctgctgggccaTGTGACCGTGAAATGAGCATTACAGGGATGCTGTCAGTGGTCACTGAACAACTTGTGTTTCACACCCCCAAATGGCAGGTCACCCACCTAGGAACATAGAATGTGGGTCACGCTTGTGGgatggggctgtgtcctggaagCAGTGACAGTGACTAGGACTCAGGGATCATGCTTGGGAACCAACTGGACGTGAGGTCCCAGTGCAAGGCTGTATCAGAGCGGGAACGTGGTCCTCGGGTGGCTAAGCAGGAGAAGGACTGGGAGCAAGGAGGGGTGTTACCTCTGCGTACAGCAGACTTTGATAAACTGGGAAGGGTTCAGAGGAGAGCTACAAGGATGAGTCGAGGGCTGGAAAACTGGCCTGAGTGAGAGCGTAAAGGAACTCAGTCTGCTGAGTATATCCCCGAGAAGGGTAGGAGGTGACGAGCACAGCCCGTGGGTTCCTACAGGGGAAGAGATTTCTAGAGCAGACCTCTCTTTAATCTCGCAGGCAGAGGCAGGACCCGGTTTAATGGCTAGAAGATGAAGCGAGacattcagactagaaatgagGAGCACTGGGATGATATTAACCACTGGATCGTGGTGGGGAACATTACTTGGGGTCTAGATTAAGACTCAGAGATTGCTCTGGCTCCTGCAGAAGCTATGGGCTGGATGGGGAGGGTCTCTGGCCAGTGTTATACAAGGCTAGCTCTGTAGGGGCCGTTTTGTCTGTGAAACCTGAAATCGAATCAGTTAAGACCCTGAGTTCAAAGCAGTCTGAGGTTCCCTGCAGTCCCTGGCTGATTTCTGTGGCTTTGCAACACGGTCCTAGTTCTTCCACGTGCGTGTCTCCCTGTTGTGGTGGGAGAGTGGCTCACACCCACGAAGAGTGACGCTGGCTCTGCACTGAGAGCTGGCAAATGCACGAAGGAGACGAACTGAAATGAGGGAGCAAGAGAACGTGGCTGTCCCTGGTGACACCTCGGCAGGTAGGCGCTGAATGGAAGCTGGTTTCCCGTTTGGAACTGGGCTCCGCCCGGGGTCACAAGCAAAGTCACCTCAGTAAAAAGTAACCTAAATGCAATGGCTCCTCTTCCTGGTGCGCCGAGTGTGCAGGCTGAGCTCCCCAGCACGGAGCAGCTCAGGGACGCCTAGCCGGGGCTGGCAGAAGGGAACAATTCCTGCCCCTCGGAATGGGCAGCGCTCACCTGTCAGCTTAATGAAGCCTCGCTCATCCAGCAGGATATTCTCACATTTCAGGTCTCTGCAGGGAACACAAAGCAGGAGCACCAGTGTCACTGGGCGGTGAgatcccctggccctgccctggtGAGCATGCGAGGTATATCCCCGCCAATAGCCTGCTGGGGTCAGGTACCCAGCCACGCTAAGTGTGCACAGCTGAGGTGGGCAGGAAGGTGGCTCTATCAGCCCCGATCCTGGGGCCATTGGGGGATTAAATGGCCCTAGcgataacttagagcagcctaagGGCTGAACTAAGTTACGCTGCCTGGAGTGGTCCCAGAGCCGCTGCTTCACCGTATGAAGCACTGTGTGCTCCAGGCCTGCCCCCTCTTGCACCTGGTCTGGCCCCCCACTCCCAATGGGCCCCCCATGCTGGGAGGGGGCATATGGTGTGAAAGTGACTATGGTAGCTTCACACCTGCTgaggttccccggggagggggcaggcagggacccggtaaaatgccgccccaagcccgcgcttggcgcgctggggtctggagccggccctgcccggtgGGGCCATGAGCTGGCCGGGGGCCCTGCGCAGCAACATTGGCAGTCTCTGGGCTTTTTAATGGTGTTTGTGCTGGAGTGTCCCCAGCCCTTGGGACAGTAACGCTGAGCAGGACAAGGCAGGGGCTAAGGAGCCAGCCTGCCCTAGACCCTGGAGCACCAGCTGGatggagccctgcagccccccccagcacaccAGCTATATGGGACAGGACGTGAACTCTATGGGGAGGCCCCATGCTCCAGAGGCCAGAGCAAGGGGATGAGcactgggactcctgggttctccagaTGCGGGTGGGAGGTGATGAACTCCAGGCACCTTCCAGTCAAGCTGCCGCCGCAGCCTTTGGCAGGGCCCCTGGGGGCTTGGGCTCCAGCAGCCCCTCCCACCTGTGCACGATGCCCACGTTGTGGCAGTGTGCCACAGCACTGACGATCTGCCGGAAGAGCCTTcgcgcctcctcctcctccagcccggGGCACTCCCTGCGGTCGGAGGTGGCGTTGATGTGCTCCAGCAGGTCGCCGCGGGAGGCCAGCTCCAGCACGAGGTAGGTGCGCCTGTTGTTCCTGTACATCTCGTAGAGCTGGATCTGCCGAGGCGACAGGGCCATGAGAGACGCGCCCGTTCCTGGACAGAGAGCCCCTGCAGCGGTGTGGGGCAGCATCTCTCCAGGGCTAGGGAGCTCCCGCACCAATGCCCCCAGGGCAACGTGACGGGATTCCCTGGAGGCCAGACAATCCCAGGCCTGTCCAGAGGGTGCTGTCAGCCCAGGAGGCTGGGTCGGGGAATAGCGCCTGGTTCTCCAGCAGGGCAGCGTAGAGCCCTGGCTCCTAGACAGCCAGGCAGACTTGGTTAGCGACAGCCCCGGCCTGGGAACTAGACCCAGTTCTCCTGCGAGGAGCTGCGAGGAGCGAGGCCCCAGGCTACCCACGGAGGATACATCACCTGGGTTTGTGCTTTAAGGGAGGCCCCAGAACCGGAGAGGCGCTGGGAGAAGAAGAGACGCAGTGGCTGAGCCCCGAGGCTGAGATTTCCAAGCCTGACTAGGGGGTTAGGAGACACAGCTCCACAATTAATTCCACTAGGCGCTGTGTGTCTAAATCCCCTCGCCTGGACTGGCCTTTGCCCGCTTGAGACTGAGACTCGCTGCAATCGCTGCaggctgccgccccccccccccaggaaggcTGATTAGCATCCCTGGCGCGTGGCCTTTGCCTGGTGCAGTTTGGTGCCCTCTGGTAGGCACAAGAAAAGGCCGAGGtagcgggggtggggaaggggggagcagctgggactcacCACGTTGATGTGCTTGTAGGTTGCATTAAGGGAGTAGATTTCTCTCGGGAGGAATTTTCTGGAATATTCCAAGGGGGCTTTGGCTGTGGATATGATCTTTATGGCCACCTGGGAGAGGAGAGGGCGGCTGCTGAGTTGCACGCAGGAGAATGGGAAGCCGACCCTGAGCCCTCCTGGCCCTTGGAGAGAGAGTGACTCTGTCTGGCCGGGCCAGCGGGCCGTGCGGGCATGCCTAAAGGAGACGCTGGCGGGCGCAGCAGAggggcaggctggagggaggCCAGGTGGGGAAAGGACTGGTGGGGGTGACTGGAGGTACGGCACCATGTGGAGTGAAATATCTTCTGTCCGAGCCAGCAGTGGCAGGCGAGTCTGGGAAACCCAAgtgaagggggggcagggggctgtctgGGTGTCTCTTCGGCACATCACTTGGGAATGAGTGTCTGTGTGTCCTCTGAATCTGAGCAAATGAATGGGAGAATTCAGAACACAACCACAGCCAGAGACGTGGCCGGGGAACAACAGCGAACCCCACCATGAGTACAATCCCACTGGCAACATTCTGCACAGAACAAGAACAACCCATCCGGGGTAAAATCCTGACCAGGGAGCATGAGGCTCGCCAACACCAGCCCCACCAGCCCGGCCAGTGCAGCGAGGGACAGGCCTTGGAACAGGATGTGGGACTCGGCCCAGCTCAGAGAGCTAATATTTGGGGCTGGGATTTGCCCAGGGCATCCAGGGGACAGTCTCCCAGCTGCCGTTCCAGGCACCAGACTCCCTTCGGCTTCTTTGAGCCTAAGAAACAGACGGAACTACCTAGACACATGCCAGCCATCACCTGGCCGGCTTGGCGTGTAAGTGATACCCCTGGTTTCCCAAGGGCTCACCCCCTCCATGGCTCTGCCAATATCCCACCCTCCAGGAGCACAGCACCCCTTGCTCTCCAGGACCCGGGCTTCTCCTGAGCAACCAGACTGGCTGGTCACATCCCATGGATCAGTGCCCCCAAACTCGCTGCCCCGCTGAGCTGAGAGCAGGCCTGGAGCGGTGCCTTATCCTGCAGAGCCCCCAGGGGTATTGTATGCTCAGTGACTTAGCTCCTTTTCCTGCTGGTTCCCTGGCATTTCCCCTTCGGCTTTCCCAGCCATgtcccccaggccctgcagtcCTCACCATGGAGTGCCGCTTGCTCCGAAGGTCTGAGGCCAGCTTGTAGTTCTGTCTTAGCTTCTCTTGGGTGGCGTAGCCCAGGTAGACTTTGGAGAAGGCCCCAGAGCCAATCTTCCTGGAGGAGAGGAGGTAGCCATTCTCCTTGCTCTCACGCACCTGTTCCATGAAAGTCTTCCTGTCCACCTCTCGCTTAGTGCAGCTTTTCATGGCGCCCAATGGGCATTCTTGGCTCCACCCAGGCTCGCGAAAGAAAGGGCAGCAGAGTGATCCTGCTGGGGCGGGCGTGGGGACGGTGAttgcactggggctggagggaaCGCCACAGGGACCAGAGTCCAAATATGACCATTAGCTCCCCAGGAGGGTGAAGGACAAAGGAGAAACGCAAAGCACTGGGGTCTCCTAGCGCGTTGCCCTTCCCATCTTTCAGTTTGGCCCCCGAGGGCTCAGTGGCGCAGGGCAAGGCCACGGGATGGAGAAGTGTCCACAGAGATGGGAGAAGGATGAGCGTTCTAGAGGCAGCGTTCTAGAACTGAAGTGTAACAAGCTGGTTTAGAACGCTGCCCTGGCTCCAGAGCACCGTGTCCCTTCTAGAGCAATCGTCACTCccggggagggggtctggagatGGACAGGAATCCCTCCCCcacggaaatgcagccacctctgcgctggagcactgcagccaggtgggggattggcacagcaggggaggggaagggttacTTTGGCCAAGAACTCCAGAATGAATCCCAGGGGATTTTTCATAACCACATAGAGCCCTCACCTCAGGGAGTTCACACCGGAATACGCATGGAACTGAATGTACCTGCGACCAGGGAGTTTAAGGcaaacttgacaaagccctggctgggatgatttagttgggtttggtcctgctttgagcagggggttggactagatgacctcctgagatcccttccaaccctgagattctatgattctatgattctaaaccaGATGCTTAAACCACTCGTCACTCAGTGAGAAGCGTATGGAAGGAGCACAGGGCTAGGACCCAGGGTACCCCTTAGCTGGCCAAAGGACAACTAGTAGAGTTTGTTATTTCTATTTCCGGCTCTCTTATAGACTTgatctgtggccttgggcaagtccctgcctCCATTTCTGCCTCAAATTCCCCATCTGCACTTAGCCTGCATCACAGGGCTGTGAGAATTAATTCATTTGCAAAGTGCCTGGGCTGAATTTCCACCAGTCACCAGGAGGTGGAGAGCTCTGGGCTTCCACGCCATGGAGAAACCTTAAATACTTTGCTCCTGTGGCCTATGAGCCTATCGCATAGGAGTTGACCATAACCCTAAATAACACAATGGGGACTGGATGAGCAAATGAACTAACTGGCTACACTGGCCATCCAAGGGCTAGTTCTGAAATAACTCGGGAGCAAGCGTCGGGGATTTATTCCCAAGTAGCCTGTGGACACATGCGGGAGGGAACTGAGGATTTACTGTTGCACAAATATCAACACGGTGGCTCCCCCAGCCACTTTGAAATCTGGaagacaaacaaaaaggcaagaaGCActtggagacctgggagaaggaaaCAGATCTATTTATTTCGACTCTTTTTCAACCTGAGTGTCTAGTCGACGTTCAGGGCCCCGGGCCAggatgttccagttggaagtagaaattggTGAAGTCCAGTATTTTCTTCAACGCAGTCTTGTTTCTTAACCAGGACTATGCAAAGCCCCGCTTCCCTGAGTGCAGGAGGAAGCCAGAACAAGAGGAGACATTCCTAGGCTCTCTCGCCAGCTTTTACCAAGGTCACGCTGTGCCCGCAGGCTGCTGCTCAGCGTTCTTGCTTTCTGCCTCTCCCTCTGTTCTTGCCTGGTCTCCGTTTCTGTGTCTTCAGTCACACACGCACCTGGTCACAATCAGGCGTGATGGACGCGCCCTAAAAGTGTGGGGCCACCGGCGCCCTAACCTTGGCTCCACCGcccatgccgccccttcccccaagacctcgCCCCCTCTTAcatctctctgccccccatcGCTCGTCCTTATGGCCTATAAAAAGTGATGGGACCATGGCCCCCTGGCCCCCCCGTTCCAGCACCCCATGTCACACTACCCACTGGACTCCCCTGCCCGCATGGTGCCAGTTTCTGGACAGACTCAAAAAGGCCTGTGTTAGGTGTGGCCCCTTAGCCCCCTCTCCCAGGTATTTGAAATGAAGGGCACGTTCACACATCCGTTCGAatgaggttttaactcaacccCTAACAAGGTTTTACTCGGCTCATCCAGCCTCCATCGCCCTTGTTACAGTTTCAGACAAGCACCGTTGTGCTTTCTCCTGtgctgcccctcacacttggCAGGAGCGTCCCGTAAACAGCTGCAAAAGTACCTCATTATCCTACTTCAACTGCCACCCCCCCCGAAAACTCCCCTTTGCCATGGAGCTTacaggcagctggagggtggTTCGGCTGCTGGTGTGCTCAGCCACTGCCTGCCAGGCTGACCACCCTTGGCTCAGTGTTTCCTCGTGCTCCCCCTGGGTCGCTCTGTCCCCAGCCCTTGTCTCTTCTCTTATCCTTCcatttaagctctttggggcagggactgtccttttgttTGGTATTTGTCCATCCCTGGGTCTCCTAGGTGCCATGGGAATACAGAGCCGGGTTATTCACAATAATACCAGCTATCGTCTTCTTCGTGGGGTCACCTTGGGTTTTGGGGCCTTGCAGAGGACGTGGATCTTTGCCCTTCTCAGAAGCAAGCGGCCGTTAACCTCCCGACAGTGGGGACAGACAAGAACACGATAGGGGTTCCTCCATCTCCAGTGTGGGTCCGGGAGCCTACCCGTGGGGAGACGGCTGCTCCACCGCTCAGTGAGGGGGACGTCTCCTCTGCGCAGTGAGGGGAAGGCTATCTGGGTTTCTCCAGCAGGTGGCACAGACGCATTTCTCTCACCTATTTGTAACAAGGCTTCTGTGCATCCCCCCAGACTCTCCGTTTTATTGCAGTATTTCCCAGCCCTGTCGTTCCTGCAGTGCTGGACCAGGCAGGATACAAA
This genomic interval carries:
- the LOC123362863 gene encoding testis-specific serine/threonine-protein kinase 5-like isoform X2; amino-acid sequence: MKSCTKREVDRKTFMEQVRESKENGYLLSSRKIGSGAFSKVYLGYATQEKLRQNYKLASDLRSKRHSMVAIKIISTAKAPLEYSRKFLPREIYSLNATYKHINVIQLYEMYRNNRRTYLVLELASRGDLLEHINATSDRRECPGLEEEEARRLFRQIVSAVAHCHNVGIVHRDLKCENILLDERGFIKLTDFGFANRYSLKNPLMSTFCGSVAYTAPEILMSKKYNGELADLWSLGVILYAMVTGKLPFKERQPHKMIHMIKQGLSFRQPISPGESGGSVSLLPDLESSAKPPEGAAKGTKAPAGPRACSAQDAFPSRAEMEAKAPELISAGCLLQLPSPCQAERPPRFSLYRPCLLSGVRPFHHLPNFRKPGSASSASAYVASRRLGEKSPPVAAALGSGSPKPVISLHSTSMIRKPPPEPITN
- the LOC123362863 gene encoding testis-specific serine/threonine-protein kinase 5-like isoform X1; the protein is MKSCTKREVDRKTFMEQVRESKENGYLLSSRKIGSGAFSKVYLGYATQEKLRQNYKLASDLRSKRHSMVAIKIISTAKAPLEYSRKFLPREIYSLNATYKHINVIQLYEMYRNNRRTYLVLELASRGDLLEHINATSDRRECPGLEEEEARRLFRQIVSAVAHCHNVGIVHRDLKCENILLDERGFIKLTDFGFANRYSLKNPLMSTFCGSVAYTAPEILMSKKYNGELADLWSLGVILYAMVTGKLPFKERQPHKMIHMIKQGLSFRQPISPECQNLIQGLLQLKPGARLGLQQVATHCWMLPATSAIFHQALNATGRPPELGPALEKPSAQGESGGSVSLLPDLESSAKPPEGAAKGTKAPAGPRACSAQDAFPSRAEMEAKAPELISAGCLLQLPSPCQAERPPRFSLYRPCLLSGVRPFHHLPNFRKPGSASSASAYVASRRLGEKSPPVAAALGSGSPKPVISLHSTSMIRKPPPEPITN